GTAAGAAGTGAAGGCTCAATGCAGCAGAGGTTCCTTTCCAGTTATCTACCATTGAACAGGGTGTCCATGCACAGGGATCTGGACTGGTATAGCCAGGCCATTAATATTGGCACCAATAGCCATCTCGGTCCTGTAGAGATTGAACTATCGAGGTCTGAAAGAAGAGTTGATGTCAAGGGTGACAGGTTTTTTGAAAATTCATACGGTGGAAATATTTATCCACACAATCTCATACCGGAGCTGAAGGGCTCAACGACTACATTCAAGATTCATACTTCCTATACAGGTCAGATCGTAGCATCAGCAACGCTTTCCAGAACAGAAAAAGAGAATGAAGTAAGCAGTGCAAAATCAGATTATTTTGTAGCAGCAGGAGACTTTACTTACATGCCTGATCCTGTCTTTACAGTTTTTCTTAGATACAGACACAGGAAAGCGGAGAGCGATAATCCAGATTATATACCTGTTAATTATCTGGGTTACAGCGCCTACTCCTCAACAATTTCTGTAAAGCCATCAATAGATTCTGTATCTGACACGATAACAGGTACAATAAGATACAGGATGATCAAAGGACTGACATTGTATGCTGAATATGCAGGGGAAAAGATTGAAAGAAGTAATGCTGATAAGTGGAAAATTTCTTCTGAAACAGTTAAGAATACCTTATCATTTACCACACATGTCAGACCGGTTAACAACATTGAGCTAAAAGCAAAATACATTCGCCAGAATATAGATTCACCAGCCTATAATAATGAACCTGATACCTCTGATGAGATAAGGCTCTCCGTTAACTGGAGCCCAACAAAAAGGATAAACGGGCTTTTAATGTATGCTCTCACCTCGCAGAAGAGAGAAGAGATTAATTTTACAGATAACAGT
The sequence above is drawn from the Thermodesulfovibrionales bacterium genome and encodes:
- a CDS encoding MtrB/PioB family outer membrane beta-barrel protein gives rise to the protein MIGKIKRISLLCLFLLSSSVYGEVAEENSYEEPLYVYEFPVISPEINIKAGYSFLERKGSKRAGEFYYPHSSVSGGFFLKAFPFPHRVHLEFEALNKKDYFGDIRYAYKDIALLRVLTRGIYHNLDNKTLIDAGPSPQYTVEQRDKGKEYEISNNISNLYLRLKTPDYPFHIFADAHVVRSEGSMQQRFLSSYLPLNRVSMHRDLDWYSQAINIGTNSHLGPVEIELSRSERRVDVKGDRFFENSYGGNIYPHNLIPELKGSTTTFKIHTSYTGQIVASATLSRTEKENEVSSAKSDYFVAAGDFTYMPDPVFTVFLRYRHRKAESDNPDYIPVNYLGYSAYSSTISVKPSIDSVSDTITGTIRYRMIKGLTLYAEYAGEKIERSNADKWKISSETVKNTLSFTTHVRPVNNIELKAKYIRQNIDSPAYNNEPDTSDEIRLSVNWSPTKRINGLLMYALTSQKREEINFTDNSINIRIGDRKVRREKIFGSLTFLLINDLTVTPNFAFLRNRTRQTIIYDSISSPPDYYVDSDVLYRDGALIYGLNFNYIPK